The genomic DNA GCGGTGTCGGCATCCAGTACACCTGGGTGCCGGGTGAAGAGGTTTCTGGCGCGCGGCTCCGCATCCGAAAGAAGGGCGACACCGAATGGCAGTTCTTCAAGGTCGACAATGGCCAGACCGTCTTTGTCTTCACGGCAATCGAGGATGGTGAGATCTACGAGGCGCAGATCCAAGGAACGGGCTTCTTATCCCCGCTCACGGGGTGGGCGCCGGAACCGCCGCTGGAAATCACAGCGCTCGAAAACACCGAGCCACCTGACGATCTCGTCGACGCAGATGTGACCGCAGGCATCGGTGAGGCCGTGATCACCTGGCAGGGGGCGAACGATAGCAATCAGCACTCCGTCGACATCTATCGTTCGACCGTGCTGGCCTTCCCCGGCGCTGGCGGGCTGATCGAGCGTGTGGTCAGCGGCGCAAACATGCCGGTTGAGTACACCGACAGCGGCCTCGCCCCCGACACTTACTACTACTGGATCGAGCCGGTGAACCAATCCGGCATCGCCGGCACGCGCGAGGGCGCGTTCACGGCCGTCGTGACCTAAGCAGGAGAGCACACTCATGGATCTTACTAAATCGCCGCGGGCAGTCTTCCGGGGCAGCCCTGTTTCGTTTGCGCATCAACCGGTGCCGTCAGAGATCGAGACGCTCCTCGACGAGATGATCGCGGGGCTGCCTTCGGGATCAATCTCCGAGATGTTGGAGGATGAGAACCTGCGGGATGGACAAGCGCGGGTGGTTAATGGCGAGTCTTTCTTGATCGATACGTCTTCGCCTTACACGGCGAACGGGGACACGGTTCTGGATCTCGATGGGATCAGTGGGCAGGCGATCTCGAAGCGAACTCTGCACGACACCACGGCCATAATGCTGGCTGACACTCGGACGGAAGAGGAGCTTCCTGAGGGCATGTTGCAGGTCGCGCGAGACGGTGTTGTCGTTGAGACGGCGGATCAGGCCGCGACCGACGACTACGTTGAGAACTCCGGCGGCTTGAAGGTCACGCTCGCCCGCTCCCCCTTCAAGGTCGATGGCAGCGATAGTGCTGGATACCTGCGCATGATCTCCAATGCGCGGATGGGTGAGCAGGTCAAATTTATGGATCTCCTTAGCAAAGCCGACGCCCAGGCGATGCTGGCGGAGGAAAACACTGACGACCAACTCGCACTTCTAAACAACGTCTTAACCGATGACAGGTTTAACAATCTCTTGCTTGCAGGGAAGCTCCATATCAGCGGCAGGGTCAGCACCAATGGCGCGAGGGTGATGGGGTCCGACAGGCGGCGCACGACGATCTGGGGAACGGCGGCGGCTTCTAGCGTTCGTCTTGAGGGGCAAGGCTCGCACATCGGAAACCTGACTATTTCCGACGATTACGACGCCGATGTGCTTTTCGAGGTAGGCCAAGGGACGCAAGGGGGCGTGAGTAATGACCTGACGTTTGAAGATTTGTTTATCTATGGCGGCAAGAAACGAACCGCCTTGATCCGCGAATACGCAAACTGGACAGGCCGGGGCTTTACAGCGAAGCAGGCGGGTGGCCGAACCTACGACACGGGACTTTCAAATAACGGCACAATTCAGGACGCGGGGGGCATTTCGCTTGAGGTTCGTTCAGTCGGGTCGATGTATGATTTTGCTATCACCGGCGCAACAGGGACAAGCCTTCTATTTGCCTTCTATGAGGCCGGAACGGCGTGGGAGGAAAATAGATGCGTGTTCAGCCTCGGTCGAGTTCACACCGGCTATCGCGAATTGTTGCGTGCGGTCAATTACGACGAAGACGAGATCATGGACATAATCCTGTCGAACATCCTTTGGGAAAATCCGGGCATCACCAGCAATCCGGGTGTCAACAACCCGAACCTTGAGGAAGCGATAGTGGCGCAGGGGCCGGGCATCCGGCTCACCATTGAAAACCCCCGCAAAATGACATTGCGCCGGGCGACAAGTGCGGTTTGCGCGGTGGATGGTGCAAAGGTCTATGTAAAGAACCCCGGGCTTGTAGGAGCGCAGTTGCTGGGCAGCTCGGCTAAAGCCAAGCTGATGAACTCCCGCGCCGCAGATGTGACGGCATTTACTACTGGGTTGGAGGTGAACCATGCAGGCTATCTCGTCAGTGATGGTGGCTCCATCTATGCCCCGGTTCCGACTGAGGTTCCGTTTACAACGACCGCTTCGCGCGATGCTGGCCAGTGGTATGAGGTGACGGATGACCAAGGCCCTGGAAGCCTAGTTTGGAGCAACGCCCCCCGTGTCGCATCGGACGGTGTTACCGACGACTTTTCGGCATTCGAGGGCTTGGCAGAAATCGAAGGATTGACCGGAAAGGTCGGCGCGGTATTTGAAAATCGCCGTCTTGTTGAATCTCTAGTTGACGGGAGCAGCACGGCTGGTTTGTCAAAAAATCCGGGCGGCTCGGCTCTGGCTGTTACCACCACGGCGGGCGAATTTGCCTCGGGGACCGGCGCTATCGAAGTTGATACTGCCGCCACATCCACCCCGGCCAATGTCAGCGGGAGTTTCACTGTCACGGAGGATATGGTTGGGCGCACATATCAAATTGTCTCCGTTGGTGCATACAAACAGCAGGGAGGCACCTTTGGAAGCGCCGGTTCCGTGCGGTCGTTTATCGACGTTGTTGATGGCACAGGAAGCGCATTTCCTACATCGGGGGCGAGCGGAACCACGGACATTGAAGACGCGCCCGGTGACGGTAACATGACGGCTTTCTATCGTTGGGCGCACACCTTTCGAGTTCTGTCTGCCGGAACGCTTACGTGGCGAGTGCGCTATGACACCAACAACGTCAGCCGCGACGATCATTTTCACTTGGACCGGGTTGATCTGTTTGAAGTGCTCTCAGATGATGCCGGTTTTTCGGTGTGATGCCCCGCCGCCTCGCCTTCGCCATCATCGAACAGGGTCGTGCCACCGAGTGGCTCACCTCGGCCGTGCTCCTAGGCTTCGCTCTGACGCTCGCCCTTCCCGGCGACACCTTCGCTGGCTCAGGATACGCTGGTTTTCGCAATCTCAACTTTGATGAGGCGATGATCTCGACGTCGTTGGCTCTCCTGGCCTCGTCGCGCATCGCTGCGCTTTACATCAACGGTAACTGGCGGCGCTCGCCGATGGTTCGGGCTGTGGGAGCCACGGTTGGCGCTACGATCTTCGCCATGCTCGCCGTCACCTTCGGCTGGCAATGGATCACCGCTGGTGGGCCGTTTCAGCAGAGCATTGCGCTAGGCACTGGTACAGCAACCTACGGCCTGCTCGCCCTCTTCGATCTACTTGCAGCATACCGGAGCGGTGCAGATGCCAGCATTTCTCGGCCTGTCTGAGCAGGATTTCATGGTGCTGATGACCGGAGCTGGCACCTTGATCGGAGCCGGGATGGCGGCGGTGATCGGTGCCAGGAAGGGCAAGCCCACTTCCGCCGCCGTTGCCGGCGCCATCGAGGCGGCGAACTGTCGCGCCGGTGACATTACTCCCCAGGTCGTCGCCTTGCGCGAGGACATGACGCGCCTCGCCAAGCACCTCCGCGACCTTGAGGACGAAAGCCGCGCGCGCGACGAGAGAACCCTCGAATACCTCGTGCGGCTCGAGGACCGCACCCGCCCCCGTTAACCGAAAGGACTGAAGATGAAATACAACGCTCTGCTGCTTGAGGCAGCCGGGCGCCATGTCGGCTTGTCCGAATGGCCCGGCACCAAGCATAACCCCGAAGTCATCGCCTTCTTCGAGGCCTCCGGCCATGGCAACGTGCGCGACGATGAAACACCTTGGTGCGCGGCCTTCGTTGGTGCCGTGCTCGCTGAGATTGGCCTCACAGGCACCGGCAAGCTCAACGCCCGCTCCTACCTCGACTGGGGCGAGAAGGTGGAGTTCTCCGCTGCGCGCCCGGGGGACGTCGTGGTGCTGTGGCGTGGCTCGCCCGATGGCTGGCAGGGGCACGTCGCCTTTCTGGTCGGCTTCAACGGCGACAAGGTGATCCTGCGCGGCGGCAACCAGGGCAACAAGGTCAGCGACCAGCGCTACCCGGTGAGCCGGATCCTCGGCATTCGGCGTGCCGATGCCGCGCAGGCCGAGATGGGCCGCCCAACTCTTCGCGAGGGCGCGCGGGGGGCCTTTGTGCTCGATCTGCAAGACCAGCTTCGCAGCCTGCGCTACTTCGCCGGCCAGCGGGATGGGGTCTTCGGCCCCCGCACGGGCGCTGCGGTGCGCGACTTCCAGAACGAGGCGGGGTTGTCGGTCGACGGGATCGTGGGCCAGCGCACCTGGGCGGCGCTCGAAAAGGCCCCGCAGCGCCCAGAGCGGCAGCTGACCGCATCCGAGCTGCGCACCCGTGGATCCTCGACCATCAAGGCCGCCGATACCGGCAAGGTCGTCGTGGCGGCCGGCGCGGCGATCCCGGTGATCGATGCGGCCACCGAGGCTGCCGATAAGGCGCAGGGCCTCCTGCCGACCCTCACTGCAATGGTGACCGACCACTGGCCCGCGCTGCTCGTGCTGGGGCTGGGCGTCGTCGGCTACGTGCTCTGGCGTCAGGTCACCGCCGCTCGTGTCGAGGATGCCCGCTCCGGCGCGCATCTGGGGCGCTGAGGTGGGCCTATTCGTCTGGCTGCAGGGTTCCGCCCTCGGCCGCACACTCATCGCAGCCGGCGGGCTCCTCCTCGCCGGCCTGCTGTTCTTCAATCTCGCCGCCCGCAGCGGCGCGCGCAAAGAGAGGGAGAGAGCCCGTGAGGCCGACATTCGCAACGCTGAAAACATTCGCCGCCGCGTCGATGCTGCTGGCGCTCGCCGCGTGCGACCCGAAGACATCCTCTACCGCGACTGAGCGTGCCCTCTGTGAAGCCTGGGCCCGTTCGCTCTTTCTGCCCTCCCGGCAGGACACCCAACGCACCGCTGAGGGCCTGACGGCTGCTCGCAAGCAGTTCGAGGCGGCTTGCCTGGGCAACGAAAGTTAGTGCGAAGGGCCGACCTTTGGCATCCCTGTGACGGCGTTCCAACTACCCGCCGGATGACCGTTACGCGGGACTTTGCTGCCGTTAGGTCTTCGCCGTCTAAGGTCGGCTTTGACCCAAGCATTGTCGAGTCAATTCATTCGAGCTCCAATAATTGCGAGGAGATAACGCTCGGCGACGCCGCGCATCTCAATTATTTCGCCAGGAGCGTTTGACGCATCTCGCAGCACTACCTTTGTCACTTCAGTAGGACTAACAGCACCGGCCACTTTTTCAGCGAGAACCTCTAGGTCTCCTGCGAAAGCCGCTTCGAGAAACTGTTGTGCCGCGACCTCTTGAGCTGTCAGTTCCGAGCTGGTCGGAGGTTCGCTAGGAATGCCAAGGTTCTCCAGTTTGCTGAGCGCCTCGCGGGCCGCTGCAACGTCGTAGCGGTCGTCAGGCGATGCACCTGCCAGTTGCTCTTCGAACGAGCGAACCCGCTTATACGCGGTCTCTGCCGCTTTGAAGACCCGAACACCCAGACCAATTTGCTTCAGGAAGTTCCGAAGTAGAGCGTTGTCATTCGATTGAGAGGCTTCGATTTCGGCTTGGAAGCGGGCTTGTCCAGCCGCGATTTGGCGATCCGCCGCCATCGCTGCCTCAACCAGTTGCCGCCGCAAAATGGCATCCTCTAGTGCCGCTTCCTGGCGACCGATCTCGAAAATGCGGCCATCCCGAGATGACTCTCCGAGTGCAGTTCCTAGATGCTCGATTTCGGCAAGAAAGCTTTTGTCAAGCTCTTCAGTGACTGCAAGCGTGGCGTATTGTTCCAAATTCCTCTGCGTTTCCGACATCGCGGCCAGCAAGTTGTCGCGGTATTCG from Oceanicola sp. D3 includes the following:
- a CDS encoding TIGR02594 family protein, yielding MKYNALLLEAAGRHVGLSEWPGTKHNPEVIAFFEASGHGNVRDDETPWCAAFVGAVLAEIGLTGTGKLNARSYLDWGEKVEFSAARPGDVVVLWRGSPDGWQGHVAFLVGFNGDKVILRGGNQGNKVSDQRYPVSRILGIRRADAAQAEMGRPTLREGARGAFVLDLQDQLRSLRYFAGQRDGVFGPRTGAAVRDFQNEAGLSVDGIVGQRTWAALEKAPQRPERQLTASELRTRGSSTIKAADTGKVVVAAGAAIPVIDAATEAADKAQGLLPTLTAMVTDHWPALLVLGLGVVGYVLWRQVTAARVEDARSGAHLGR